The Candidatus Woesearchaeota archaeon genome contains a region encoding:
- a CDS encoding MBL fold metallo-hydrolase — MTINILTCKVGELKTNCYLLIAGDECLLIDPGSNNHQDIATIQAGINDKKLRAVIYTHNHFDHVMGGYYFKNVPHYMHQADINTLEENSTYYQAKRNLNIILPEQIEPLQERMNIGAFSFQIIHTPGHSKGGVCLLFAEEKFVLTGDTLFCGTCGRTDLPHASTSEMKASLKLLAELDDELSIYPGHGRPSSIGAEQKSIQALIEQL; from the coding sequence ATGACTATAAACATTCTCACGTGTAAAGTAGGCGAGTTAAAAACAAATTGTTATTTGCTCATAGCGGGTGATGAGTGTTTGCTCATTGACCCTGGTAGCAATAACCATCAAGATATTGCAACAATACAAGCAGGCATTAACGATAAAAAATTACGAGCAGTCATATACACGCATAACCATTTTGATCACGTTATGGGCGGATATTATTTCAAGAATGTTCCCCACTACATGCATCAAGCAGATATAAACACACTTGAAGAGAACAGTACCTATTATCAAGCAAAGCGAAACCTAAACATAATACTTCCTGAACAAATAGAACCATTACAAGAGCGTATGAATATCGGAGCATTCTCATTTCAAATTATCCACACACCAGGACACTCCAAAGGAGGCGTTTGCTTGTTATTTGCTGAAGAGAAATTCGTTCTCACGGGCGATACCTTATTTTGCGGCACCTGTGGCCGAACAGACCTTCCTCACGCCAGCACTTCGGAGATGAAGGCAAGTTTGAAATTATTAGCTGAACTAGACGATGAGCTGAGTATTTATCCAGGACACGGCAGACCAAGCAGCATAGGTGCTGAGCAAAAGAGCATACAAGCCCTCATAGAACAACTATAA
- a CDS encoding DNA-directed RNA polymerase subunit K, translated as MAAKAKNSSGEQYVAEINNELKEGEFTRYEKARIIGSRSLQIAQGAPTLIKLSKKQLEELKYNPIEIAKKEFAAGKIPISVKRSLPHEKPNYK; from the coding sequence ATGGCAGCTAAAGCTAAAAATTCTTCAGGCGAACAATACGTTGCAGAAATTAATAACGAGCTCAAAGAAGGAGAATTTACCCGCTACGAAAAGGCACGTATCATCGGTTCTCGATCATTACAAATTGCACAAGGAGCTCCAACGCTTATTAAACTCAGTAAAAAACAGCTTGAAGAACTTAAATACAATCCTATTGAAATTGCAAAAAAAGAATTTGCAGCTGGCAAAATACCTATTTCTGTGAAGCGATCACTGCCTCACGAAAAACCTAATTACAAGTAG
- the proS gene encoding proline--tRNA ligase, with protein MKNEVGITVKKEDDMSEWYTQVIQKAEMADYTLVSGCIVYRPRSYAIWEKIVHAIDLRFKKSGIQNTYFPLFIPESLLIKEATHLEGFSPEVAWVTHTGNTKLNERLAIRPTSETIMYDSYKKWIRSYRDLPLRLNQWNNVVRWEFKHAVPFLRGREFLWQEGHTAFATKEEAEAERKEIINIYNEVMENYLAIPSIIGKKSEKEKFAGAEYTISLEQVLPNGKAIQGPDFHHDGQIFAKAFDITFTNQKEERDYVYQNTFGFTTRVIGIMLMIHSDDKGLVLPPKLAETHVGIVPIFAKDKEKVLEYANKLRDELQKNFLVKVDDRDEYSPGYKFNELELKGVPIRLEIGPKDIEKNQVVLVRRDTGEKEFVEMSKVETRVKELLNEIQNNLFTKAKQLLEQSVVTVETYDELKEAINNKKIVRALYRNKPGTDDEENIKAETGGAKVLNIELEPAKTSGKCVYSGEPAQYYTYFGKSY; from the coding sequence ATGAAAAACGAAGTTGGTATTACAGTAAAAAAAGAAGATGACATGTCAGAATGGTATACGCAAGTCATTCAAAAGGCAGAAATGGCAGATTACACACTCGTCTCAGGATGCATTGTGTATCGGCCAAGATCATATGCAATATGGGAAAAAATTGTACACGCAATTGACTTAAGATTTAAAAAATCAGGAATACAAAATACATATTTTCCACTATTTATACCTGAAAGCCTGCTAATAAAAGAAGCAACACATCTTGAAGGATTTAGCCCTGAAGTCGCATGGGTTACCCACACAGGAAATACTAAACTTAACGAACGATTAGCAATACGACCAACAAGCGAAACCATTATGTATGACTCCTATAAAAAATGGATTCGTTCATACAGAGATTTGCCACTTCGACTTAATCAATGGAATAATGTTGTCAGATGGGAATTCAAACACGCAGTGCCCTTTCTTCGTGGGCGAGAATTCTTATGGCAAGAAGGACATACCGCATTTGCAACAAAAGAAGAGGCAGAAGCAGAACGAAAAGAAATTATTAACATATATAACGAAGTTATGGAAAATTATTTAGCCATACCGAGCATTATTGGTAAAAAAAGTGAGAAAGAAAAATTTGCAGGCGCAGAATATACTATTTCTTTAGAACAAGTATTACCCAATGGAAAAGCAATACAAGGACCTGACTTTCACCACGATGGACAAATATTTGCAAAAGCATTTGACATCACATTTACTAATCAAAAAGAAGAGCGAGATTATGTCTATCAGAATACCTTCGGATTTACAACAAGAGTAATAGGTATTATGCTCATGATACACAGCGATGACAAAGGACTTGTTCTACCACCGAAACTTGCAGAAACACATGTTGGTATAGTTCCTATCTTTGCAAAGGACAAAGAAAAAGTTTTAGAATATGCAAATAAACTTCGCGACGAACTACAAAAAAACTTTTTAGTTAAAGTAGATGATAGAGACGAATATAGCCCAGGATATAAATTCAATGAATTAGAATTAAAAGGCGTTCCAATACGATTAGAAATAGGACCTAAAGACATAGAAAAAAATCAAGTTGTCCTTGTAAGACGAGATACAGGTGAAAAAGAATTTGTAGAAATGTCAAAGGTGGAAACTAGAGTAAAAGAACTACTTAATGAAATTCAAAACAATCTATTCACCAAAGCAAAACAACTCCTCGAGCAAAGCGTCGTAACTGTAGAAACATATGATGAACTCAAAGAAGCAATAAATAACAAAAAAATTGTTCGCGCACTCTACAGAAATAAACCTGGAACTGATGATGAAGAAAATATCAAGGCAGAAACAGGCGGCGCAAAAGTTCTTAATATAGAACTGGAGCCAGCAAAAACATCTGGAAAATGCGTGTATAGCGGCGAACCAGCTCAGTATTACACCTACTTTGGAAAAAGTTATTAA
- a CDS encoding nucleotide pyrophosphohydrolase produces MAEDFYALIKEIKAFNKERDWDQYHNPKDLLIAMMSEVGELADLYRWLEPGELETVLATPEKKTKVSEELADIFSFLIILAYKNNIDLLEALKDKLEKNKKRFDPAKMKGVHSNVLEGFKR; encoded by the coding sequence ATGGCCGAAGACTTTTATGCGCTCATTAAAGAAATCAAAGCATTTAACAAAGAGCGAGACTGGGACCAATACCACAACCCAAAAGATTTGTTAATTGCAATGATGAGTGAAGTAGGTGAACTTGCAGACCTTTACCGCTGGCTGGAGCCAGGCGAACTAGAAACGGTCTTAGCAACACCTGAAAAGAAAACTAAAGTCTCTGAAGAACTCGCAGATATTTTTTCTTTTCTTATTATTCTCGCATATAAAAATAATATTGACTTGCTTGAAGCCCTCAAAGATAAACTAGAGAAAAATAAGAAAAGATTCGATCCAGCAAAAATGAAAGGAGTTCACTCCAACGTGCTGGAAGGATTTAAACGATAA
- a CDS encoding SET domain-containing protein-lysine N-methyltransferase: MNDWFIVRESKMLPGVKGAFALRDIPRGTQIIEYKGKLISKELSDKRANEHRKQGELWIFTLNKAYDIDASRQGNDARFINHSCEPNCEAVNYDDEELWIEATRDIKKGEELTYNYGFDEPDEAYPCLCGAKGCRGWIVAENYKFSPGEKEKLKALQKELLAELAHLENATHFVTEKKKKGTA; the protein is encoded by the coding sequence ATGAATGATTGGTTTATAGTTAGGGAATCAAAAATGCTGCCGGGAGTTAAAGGAGCATTCGCACTTAGAGACATACCTCGAGGCACACAAATAATCGAATACAAAGGAAAGCTTATTTCTAAAGAACTCTCCGATAAGCGAGCAAACGAACACCGCAAACAAGGAGAACTCTGGATATTCACACTCAATAAAGCATACGACATAGATGCAAGCAGACAAGGCAATGATGCACGATTCATTAACCATAGTTGCGAGCCAAACTGCGAGGCCGTTAATTACGACGATGAAGAACTCTGGATAGAAGCAACACGCGATATTAAGAAAGGAGAAGAACTCACGTACAACTACGGATTTGATGAACCTGACGAAGCATACCCTTGCCTGTGCGGCGCAAAAGGCTGTCGAGGCTGGATAGTTGCTGAAAATTATAAATTTTCACCAGGTGAAAAAGAAAAACTAAAGGCCCTGCAAAAAGAATTACTTGCAGAACTAGCTCATCTAGAGAACGCAACTCACTTCGTAACCGAGAAAAAGAAGAAAGGAACTGCGTAA
- the uvrB gene encoding excinuclease ABC subunit UvrB codes for MDFKLVSDFKPKGSQEDAIADLVSGMKKPHSTQTLLGVTGSGKTFTMANVIAKANKPVLVIAHNKTLAQQLYQEFKDFFPENRVEFFISYYDYYQPESYIPSKDQYIEKDAQINPQIERMRMAATASLLSRNDTIVIASVSAIYNVGNPEDFHLMGFEVKKGEQLSRKQLIEKFVNAQYERNDTELAPGRFRVKGDTIDFVPGSHVNVMRIEMFGDEIERIAELENTTSDTITTVDYYFVYPAKHFVTPDDKLKKAMISIKDELDETLPELEPLEEHRLKQRTMYDLEMIQETGFCKGIENYSRHMDGRKPGEQPFSLLDYFPDDSIIIIDESHQTIPQLHAMANGDRARKRNLIQYGFRLPSAYDNRPLRFDETEKYLKKRTTIFLSATPSEYEKKQSQQIVEQIIRPTGLVDPIVEVRPIEGQIHDLKDEIQKTIKRGFRALVTTLTKKLAEELAEFLAKEGIKTRYLHSEIDTLERTEILRQLRLGEFDVLVGINLLREGLDIPEVAFIGILDADKEGFLRDARSLIQTIGRAARNADSHVVLYADKMTDSMKAAIHETNRRRSIQLRFNKKHNIVPKTIIKPIREQTTIVKDTKHIPKAQLPELMAQIEADMKRAADQLDFELAIELRVKLKQLQQRLEKE; via the coding sequence ATGGATTTTAAGCTCGTTTCAGACTTCAAGCCTAAGGGCTCTCAGGAGGATGCAATCGCTGACCTAGTTTCTGGCATGAAAAAACCTCATTCCACACAAACCCTCCTTGGTGTCACTGGAAGCGGTAAAACCTTCACTATGGCTAATGTCATCGCAAAGGCAAACAAACCAGTTCTCGTCATCGCCCATAACAAGACGCTCGCACAACAGCTTTATCAAGAGTTTAAAGATTTCTTTCCAGAGAATCGAGTGGAATTTTTTATCTCCTATTATGATTATTATCAACCAGAAAGTTACATTCCTTCTAAAGATCAATACATCGAAAAAGATGCGCAGATTAATCCACAAATTGAGCGTATGCGTATGGCGGCAACTGCATCTCTTCTCTCAAGAAATGATACAATTGTCATCGCATCAGTTTCCGCAATTTACAACGTAGGTAATCCTGAAGATTTTCACTTAATGGGTTTTGAAGTAAAGAAAGGAGAACAACTTTCAAGAAAACAATTAATTGAAAAATTTGTCAACGCACAATACGAAAGAAATGACACAGAACTTGCTCCAGGACGTTTCCGAGTGAAAGGTGATACGATTGATTTTGTTCCAGGCTCGCATGTCAATGTCATGCGTATTGAAATGTTTGGTGATGAAATAGAACGTATAGCAGAACTTGAAAACACAACAAGTGATACTATTACAACAGTAGACTATTATTTTGTCTATCCTGCAAAACATTTTGTCACACCAGATGATAAACTCAAAAAAGCAATGATTTCGATTAAAGATGAACTTGATGAAACATTGCCTGAACTGGAGCCTTTAGAAGAACATCGCCTTAAACAACGAACCATGTATGATTTAGAAATGATTCAAGAAACTGGTTTTTGCAAAGGCATTGAAAACTATTCGCGCCACATGGACGGAAGAAAACCTGGCGAGCAACCATTCTCCTTATTAGATTATTTCCCTGATGATTCCATTATCATTATTGATGAAAGCCATCAGACTATTCCTCAGCTTCATGCTATGGCAAATGGTGACCGTGCAAGAAAGAGAAACTTAATTCAATACGGTTTCCGACTTCCAAGTGCATACGACAACAGGCCTTTACGTTTTGATGAAACAGAAAAATATCTCAAAAAGAGAACAACAATCTTCCTTTCTGCAACCCCTAGTGAATATGAAAAAAAACAATCACAACAAATTGTTGAGCAAATCATCAGACCAACAGGTTTAGTCGATCCAATTGTTGAAGTCCGACCTATTGAAGGACAAATTCACGACCTTAAAGATGAAATTCAAAAAACAATCAAACGAGGCTTCAGAGCATTAGTAACTACTTTAACGAAAAAACTTGCTGAGGAACTCGCAGAATTCCTCGCTAAAGAAGGCATTAAAACCCGTTATCTTCATTCAGAAATTGACACCTTAGAGCGAACTGAAATTTTAAGACAACTTCGTCTTGGAGAGTTTGATGTGTTAGTAGGAATAAATCTTCTTCGTGAAGGTCTTGATATTCCAGAAGTTGCGTTCATTGGTATTTTAGACGCTGATAAAGAAGGTTTTCTTCGCGACGCAAGAAGTCTTATTCAGACCATTGGTCGCGCGGCAAGAAACGCTGATTCTCATGTCGTGTTGTATGCTGATAAGATGACTGATTCTATGAAGGCAGCAATTCACGAAACTAATCGTCGTCGCTCTATACAACTTAGATTCAATAAAAAACATAACATCGTTCCTAAAACTATTATTAAACCAATTCGTGAACAAACAACAATTGTTAAAGACACCAAGCACATTCCTAAAGCGCAACTGCCCGAGCTCATGGCTCAAATTGAAGCTGACATGAAGCGTGCAGCTGACCAGCTTGATTTCGAATTAGCAATTGAGCTTCGAGTAAAACTTAAGCAACTACAACAGCGCTTAGAAAAAGAGTAA
- a CDS encoding type II toxin-antitoxin system RelE/ParE family toxin, producing MYILSYGKNAGDVLNKLPRSASQRIFKKLEETKENPHRYFIKLTNRPEYKLRVGDYRVIADIVDNKLIILVLEVGHRSRIYKK from the coding sequence ATGTATATATTATCTTATGGTAAAAACGCAGGAGATGTTTTAAACAAACTCCCTCGCTCTGCTAGTCAAAGAATTTTCAAGAAGTTAGAGGAAACAAAAGAAAATCCTCATCGTTATTTCATCAAACTAACAAATCGTCCGGAGTATAAATTACGAGTTGGTGATTACCGAGTCATCGCAGATATTGTCGACAACAAACTCATCATTCTTGTGCTTGAAGTTGGTCATCGAAGTAGGATTTACAAAAAATAA
- the uvrC gene encoding excinuclease ABC subunit UvrC: MASETAIDLSSLPALPGCYLFKDGKDIILYVGKAKHLKKRVSNYFQKKDHDPKTQALVGRIKLIDFIVTKTEDEALILENNLIKKHQPKYNINLKDAKRYAYIKLTAESVPRLILARQKTSKGKFFGPFVSGQIRDEILKTLNNSFQLRTCKTLPKRPCLRYHLGLCTAPCVNKVSKAQYQQQLNKAAMVLRGKTKELSKQLSTEMQSAAATQNYETALLLRNQIAAIDWLQERQNMERDKRFDEDIINYIIDDDQVYLFLFNIKQGILHNKQEFVFPETENFLEQFLMQFYETNKIPKEVILPIKVSDVLQSFFSKTTFTKPERGSKKQLLDLVKTNITAQFFASNEKLAGLQKALNLSQQPAVMECFDISHLSGTSTVASMVQFRNGKPFKDNYRRFKIKLDRNDDFAAMAEVVTRRYKRLKEERQPFPDLIIIDGGAGQLSASLEALKHLDIKIPIIGLAKKHEEIYIPGAEKPLRLSKSNKGLQLLQNIRDEAHRFAITYNRLLRKKSLFK, translated from the coding sequence ATGGCTTCAGAGACTGCTATTGACCTCTCCTCGCTTCCTGCCCTTCCTGGCTGTTACTTATTCAAAGATGGCAAGGACATCATCCTCTATGTGGGTAAGGCTAAGCATCTTAAGAAGCGAGTGAGCAATTATTTCCAAAAAAAAGACCACGACCCTAAGACGCAGGCTCTTGTGGGAAGAATTAAACTCATTGACTTCATTGTAACTAAAACCGAGGATGAGGCTTTAATTCTGGAAAATAATCTTATCAAAAAACATCAACCTAAATACAATATCAACCTCAAAGACGCTAAGCGTTACGCATACATCAAACTCACTGCTGAATCTGTTCCTCGTCTCATTCTTGCTAGACAAAAAACTTCTAAAGGAAAATTCTTCGGACCATTCGTCTCTGGCCAAATTCGTGATGAAATTCTAAAAACTCTCAACAACTCTTTCCAACTCAGAACCTGCAAGACGTTACCAAAACGTCCTTGTTTACGTTATCATTTAGGACTTTGCACAGCGCCGTGTGTCAACAAAGTTTCCAAAGCGCAGTATCAACAACAACTCAACAAGGCTGCAATGGTGTTAAGAGGTAAAACCAAAGAACTTTCCAAACAACTCTCAACAGAAATGCAGTCTGCAGCAGCAACACAAAACTATGAAACTGCATTATTATTAAGAAATCAAATTGCAGCTATTGATTGGTTACAAGAACGCCAGAACATGGAGCGTGACAAACGCTTTGATGAAGATATTATTAATTACATCATTGATGATGATCAGGTATATCTCTTCCTCTTTAACATTAAACAAGGAATATTACACAACAAACAAGAGTTTGTTTTTCCTGAGACTGAAAACTTCTTAGAACAATTTCTTATGCAGTTTTATGAAACTAATAAAATTCCTAAAGAAGTTATCTTGCCAATCAAAGTGAGTGATGTACTACAATCATTTTTTTCAAAAACTACGTTCACTAAGCCCGAGCGTGGTTCTAAGAAACAATTACTTGACCTTGTCAAAACCAATATTACAGCACAATTCTTTGCAAGTAATGAAAAATTAGCTGGATTACAAAAAGCATTAAACCTCTCCCAGCAACCAGCTGTTATGGAGTGTTTTGATATCTCGCACCTTTCAGGAACGTCAACTGTTGCTTCTATGGTGCAATTTAGAAACGGTAAACCCTTCAAAGATAATTATCGTCGCTTCAAAATTAAACTTGATAGAAACGATGATTTCGCTGCTATGGCTGAAGTTGTCACGCGCAGATACAAGCGACTCAAAGAAGAACGCCAACCTTTCCCTGACCTTATTATTATCGACGGTGGAGCGGGCCAACTCTCAGCTTCACTGGAAGCCTTAAAACATCTAGATATCAAAATTCCTATCATTGGTCTTGCAAAGAAACACGAAGAAATCTACATTCCAGGGGCGGAAAAACCTTTACGACTTAGTAAATCAAACAAAGGTTTACAACTCTTGCAAAACATTAGAGACGAAGCGCATCGCTTCGCTATCACCTACAACAGACTATTAAGAAAGAAATCTTTATTCAAATAA
- the uvrA gene encoding excinuclease ABC subunit UvrA, whose amino-acid sequence MKDIVVKGAREHNLQNVSVTLPRDKLVVITGLSGSGKSSLAFDTLYAEGQRRYVESLSAYARQFLGLMNKPDVDSIEGLSPAISIEQKTTSKNPRSTVGTVTEIYDYLRLLFARVGTPHCPVHDIPIKGRTAEQITKDITKNYKEQITILSPIVRQKKGTYQKLVADLHQEGYARVRINGKLQRSDAKFELDRYKKHDIEVVIDRLEASDATRLADAVEQGLAKSGGLLLVINSKNKEKLLSSQHACPTCGLSFPELQPRMFSFNSPFGACESCSGLGVQMEFEPTLMIPDPSLSIVDGAIAVYRNAVDGWRGQHLAAVAKHFGFDVFTPIEDLTEEQYDALMYGSGENIHFKMSMKGGEANWSHHGMWEGLVPQCDRLYQQTESDYRRRELEKFMEVSPCPVCKGKRLNSKALSVRIAEKNIIQTTDFSIYDALEFFESLKLSEKDKEISKQILKEIRERLTFLKRVGLGYLTLSRSAGTLSGGEAQRIRLATQIGSNLTGVLYILDEPSIGLHQKDNKKLIDTLKRLRDIGNTLIVVEHDEDTIRAADYVVDLGPGAGAQGGKIIAEGTPKQIEKNPQSLTGKYLSGKLSIPTPTKRRVSESFVHVFGCTEHNLKNIDVKIPLGVLTTITGVSGSGKSTLIGNILYPALMKKIYHSKKNIGAHKSIKFDKDVDKVIEIDQSPIGRTPRSNPATYTKLFDPIRQLFADTKEAKVRGYKPGRFSFNVKGGRCEHCQGDGEIKIEMNFLPDVFVECEECKGTRYNKETLEVHYKGKTVAEVLDMTVDEAAVVFVNVPIVMNKLATLQDVGLGYIKLGQGSNTLSGGEAQRIKLTRELAKRGTGNTIYLLDEPTTGLHFHDTRKLISVLDSLVAKGNTIIVIEHNLDVIKSADYVIDLGPHGGDAGGEIVAEGTPEEVAKEKKSFTGQFLKKLL is encoded by the coding sequence ATGAAAGATATTGTTGTCAAGGGTGCTCGAGAGCACAATCTGCAGAATGTTTCAGTAACGCTTCCTCGTGATAAATTGGTAGTAATAACTGGTCTTTCGGGTAGTGGGAAGTCTTCATTGGCCTTTGACACGCTTTATGCTGAAGGACAAAGGCGTTATGTGGAATCGCTCTCGGCGTACGCAAGGCAATTTCTTGGTTTAATGAATAAGCCCGATGTGGATAGTATTGAAGGACTCAGTCCGGCAATTTCTATTGAGCAAAAAACAACAAGTAAGAATCCGCGAAGTACAGTAGGTACGGTCACTGAAATCTATGATTATTTGCGTTTACTCTTTGCTCGTGTGGGAACGCCGCATTGTCCGGTCCATGATATTCCTATTAAAGGTCGTACTGCTGAGCAAATCACTAAAGATATTACTAAAAACTACAAAGAACAAATTACTATTTTATCACCAATTGTTCGCCAGAAAAAAGGAACATACCAAAAACTTGTTGCCGACCTACATCAAGAAGGATATGCGCGTGTTCGTATTAATGGGAAATTGCAACGAAGTGATGCAAAGTTTGAACTGGATAGATACAAAAAACATGATATCGAGGTGGTGATTGATAGACTTGAAGCGAGCGATGCAACTCGTCTTGCTGATGCCGTTGAGCAAGGACTTGCAAAAAGCGGTGGCTTATTACTTGTTATTAATAGTAAAAATAAAGAAAAACTCCTATCTTCACAACATGCGTGCCCTACGTGTGGCTTAAGTTTTCCAGAATTACAACCACGGATGTTTTCATTTAACAGTCCGTTTGGCGCGTGTGAGTCTTGTTCAGGTTTAGGTGTGCAAATGGAGTTTGAGCCAACGCTCATGATTCCTGATCCTTCATTATCTATTGTTGATGGTGCAATTGCTGTATATCGTAACGCTGTTGATGGCTGGCGTGGTCAACACTTAGCTGCTGTTGCTAAACATTTTGGTTTTGATGTATTTACTCCTATAGAGGATTTAACAGAAGAACAATATGACGCGCTCATGTATGGTTCTGGCGAGAACATTCATTTTAAGATGAGTATGAAAGGCGGTGAAGCAAACTGGTCACATCATGGTATGTGGGAAGGGCTTGTTCCGCAATGTGATAGGCTGTATCAACAAACAGAGTCTGATTATCGTCGTCGTGAACTCGAAAAATTTATGGAAGTTTCTCCTTGTCCGGTGTGCAAGGGAAAGCGGCTTAATAGCAAGGCATTGTCGGTGCGTATTGCTGAAAAAAATATTATTCAAACAACTGACTTTTCAATCTATGACGCGCTAGAATTTTTTGAAAGTCTTAAACTTTCAGAAAAAGATAAAGAAATTTCTAAACAAATTCTTAAAGAAATTCGTGAACGATTAACGTTTCTGAAGCGTGTTGGTTTGGGGTATCTAACGTTATCAAGAAGCGCGGGAACGCTTTCTGGTGGTGAAGCGCAGCGTATTCGTTTAGCAACGCAAATTGGTTCTAATCTTACGGGTGTCTTATACATTCTTGATGAGCCCTCTATTGGTTTGCATCAAAAAGATAATAAAAAATTAATTGATACGCTTAAGCGTCTGCGTGATATTGGAAACACCCTCATTGTTGTTGAGCATGATGAAGATACTATCCGTGCTGCTGATTACGTGGTTGACTTAGGTCCTGGTGCTGGCGCTCAGGGTGGAAAAATTATTGCCGAAGGTACGCCAAAGCAAATTGAAAAAAATCCTCAATCTTTAACAGGGAAATACCTTTCAGGAAAACTTTCTATTCCAACGCCAACTAAAAGACGCGTAAGTGAATCGTTTGTGCATGTTTTTGGGTGTACTGAGCACAATCTAAAAAATATTGATGTGAAAATTCCGCTTGGTGTTTTAACTACTATTACTGGTGTTTCTGGTAGTGGAAAGTCGACATTAATTGGTAATATTTTGTATCCGGCACTCATGAAGAAAATTTATCATTCGAAAAAAAATATTGGCGCGCATAAATCAATAAAGTTTGATAAGGATGTTGATAAAGTAATTGAAATTGACCAATCACCTATTGGAAGAACGCCTCGCAGTAATCCTGCAACGTACACAAAACTCTTTGATCCTATTCGTCAACTCTTTGCTGATACTAAAGAAGCGAAAGTTCGCGGGTATAAGCCTGGACGTTTCTCGTTTAATGTGAAGGGTGGAAGGTGCGAGCATTGTCAAGGTGATGGCGAGATTAAAATTGAAATGAATTTCTTACCTGACGTATTTGTTGAGTGCGAGGAGTGTAAGGGAACAAGGTATAATAAAGAAACTTTAGAGGTGCATTACAAAGGAAAAACAGTTGCAGAAGTCTTAGATATGACGGTTGATGAGGCTGCTGTTGTGTTTGTTAACGTGCCTATTGTGATGAATAAACTTGCAACGCTTCAAGATGTTGGTCTTGGTTATATTAAACTTGGTCAGGGTTCAAACACGCTTTCTGGTGGTGAAGCGCAGCGAATTAAATTAACGCGTGAGCTGGCTAAGCGTGGAACAGGAAACACTATTTATTTGCTTGACGAACCAACAACTGGTTTGCATTTTCACGATACAAGAAAGCTTATTAGTGTGCTAGATAGTTTGGTTGCAAAAGGCAATACGATTATTGTGATTGAGCATAATCTTGATGTGATTAAATCGGCTGATTATGTTATTGACCTTGGTCCGCATGGCGGTGATGCTGGCGGGGAAATTGTTGCAGAGGGTACACCTGAAGAGGTCGCAAAAGAAAAAAAGAGTTTCACCGGCCAGTTCTTAAAGAAATTATTGTAA